In Nitrospiraceae bacterium, one genomic interval encodes:
- a CDS encoding PAS domain S-box protein, with the protein MMLLQAHYPVVAAILALIAGIFAVDWWLPQTLAITVLYVVPVLLASRIHVSWLTSQVAILASVLTLTEMIRTPLANLTWVAVCNRSFTLLVIWVTAVLCLHRQRDEARLRKVCQAIEQQVEERTADLARANKLLDALHAEAVSQLAAIVKSSDDAIVGMTLNGIIRSWNAGAEQIYGYTADEMVGRSISLLCPPDRLDEVPAMLGRIARSEHVRHVETVQRRKRGTPIDVSLTVSPVKDADGIVIGASSIARDITARKRTEAALRESEARFHMMADTAPVMVWMAGPDGRCTFVNKRWLEFTGRSLNDEIGDDWIIGLHPTDAERCQNTYKGSFKTEQPFSMEYRLQRSDGKYRWVLDTGVPFFEPGGRFGGYIGTCVDMTERKEMEDRLRKALKDKESLLREVHHRVKNNLQIISSLLNLQVSSIKDSQVAQLFRECQVRITSIALLHDTLHRSDNLSKIAMSEYMRTLIGHLFRSYGVDSARIRVNLQLDEVEFDIDTGLTCGLILDELVSNCLKHAFNGHRTGCITISLQAHADDTYSLRVSDDGVGLPKDGVLNNPDSLGLELVGLMAEKLDGAVTLQSGQGTEWQVRFRPLQYQERM; encoded by the coding sequence ATGATGCTCCTGCAAGCCCATTATCCGGTCGTTGCCGCGATCCTGGCCTTGATCGCCGGGATCTTCGCCGTCGACTGGTGGCTCCCGCAAACTCTCGCGATTACTGTGCTGTATGTGGTTCCTGTTCTGCTGGCGTCGCGGATTCATGTATCCTGGCTCACGTCACAGGTAGCAATCCTGGCCTCTGTCTTGACTCTGACGGAAATGATCCGCACGCCGCTGGCGAACCTCACCTGGGTGGCGGTGTGCAATCGATCCTTCACTCTTCTGGTCATTTGGGTCACGGCGGTGCTCTGTCTCCACCGGCAGCGGGACGAGGCGCGGCTGCGCAAAGTCTGTCAGGCCATCGAACAGCAGGTTGAAGAGCGAACGGCGGATCTGGCCCGGGCCAACAAACTCCTGGACGCTCTGCATGCAGAGGCTGTCTCGCAGCTCGCGGCAATCGTGAAGTCCTCGGATGACGCGATTGTCGGCATGACGCTCAACGGCATTATTAGAAGTTGGAACGCCGGGGCCGAACAGATCTACGGCTATACGGCGGATGAAATGGTCGGACGATCGATCTCACTGCTGTGTCCACCCGATCGACTCGACGAAGTGCCGGCGATGCTGGGCCGAATCGCACGCAGCGAGCACGTCCGCCACGTCGAAACAGTCCAGCGACGGAAACGAGGAACGCCGATCGATGTGTCGTTGACCGTCTCTCCGGTAAAGGACGCAGACGGTATCGTGATCGGTGCTTCGTCGATCGCCCGGGATATCACGGCGCGAAAGCGCACTGAAGCCGCTCTGCGTGAAAGCGAAGCTCGATTCCATATGATGGCGGACACCGCCCCGGTGATGGTGTGGATGGCCGGTCCGGACGGCCGCTGTACCTTCGTGAACAAGCGCTGGCTCGAGTTTACGGGGCGCTCGCTCAACGATGAGATCGGCGACGACTGGATTATCGGACTTCACCCGACCGATGCCGAACGGTGCCAGAACACCTACAAGGGTTCATTCAAAACCGAGCAACCGTTTTCGATGGAATATCGGTTGCAACGGAGCGATGGGAAGTATCGATGGGTTTTGGATACCGGAGTGCCGTTTTTCGAACCAGGCGGCCGGTTCGGAGGCTATATCGGAACCTGTGTAGACATGACCGAGCGCAAGGAAATGGAAGATCGATTGCGCAAGGCACTGAAGGACAAAGAAAGCCTCCTCCGCGAAGTCCATCACCGGGTAAAAAATAACTTGCAGATCATCTCGAGTCTGCTGAACCTTCAGGTCAGTTCGATCAAAGATTCGCAGGTTGCTCAGCTGTTTCGTGAATGCCAGGTGCGCATCACCTCGATCGCCTTGCTCCATGACACGCTGCATCGGTCCGACAACCTGTCCAAGATCGCCATGAGCGAGTATATGCGGACTCTGATCGGCCATCTCTTCCGGTCCTACGGAGTGGATAGCGCCAGAATTCGAGTCAACCTTCAGCTTGATGAGGTTGAATTCGACATCGATACAGGCCTGACGTGCGGCTTGATTCTGGACGAACTCGTATCCAATTGTCTCAAACACGCCTTCAACGGCCACCGCACAGGCTGCATTACGATTTCGCTGCAGGCGCACGCAGACGATACCTACTCGCTCCGGGTCAGCGACGATGGCGTTGGCCTGCCCAAGGACGGAGTCTTGAACAATCCGGACTCTCTGGGTCTGGAATTGGTCGGTCTCATGGCGGAAAAACTGGACGGAGCTGTCACATTGCAAAGCGGGCAAGGGACCGAATGGCAGGTCCGGTTCCGTCCGCTCCAGTACCAAGAAAGGATGTGA
- a CDS encoding glycosyltransferase family 4 protein: protein MHKVCHIITKLELGGAQQNTLYTVSHLNRTKFLPVLITGEPGILDEEAKALPGVTFLQVHSLVREIRPLKDCRALLKLTNILRKLRPMVVHTHSSKAGILGRMAAQLAGVPIVIHSIHGYGLTPVQHPLVRRMLLGLERLVSKKTTRFFSVSEANRRQGIAWGLFSSDRCVVIRSGVDFKALRGTSVDKPSKKRELGLDPARPVVGVVAPMKPQKAPLDFVRVTALVRQTHPNVQFVMVGDGELRPAVERECTKLGLNQSLHVLGWRRDVAEILQCMDIFVLTSLWEGLPRVYLEALALGVPVVGTWVDGADEVVKDGVNGFLLEPGDIAGMAAKVQLLLSHRVSLSQLDQSWLEKEFDIREMVRRQEEEYQHLIESLSSD from the coding sequence GTGCATAAGGTCTGCCACATTATCACCAAGCTGGAGCTCGGCGGGGCGCAGCAAAACACGCTGTACACAGTTTCTCATCTGAACCGGACCAAGTTTCTCCCCGTGCTCATTACCGGCGAACCGGGCATTCTTGACGAGGAAGCCAAAGCCCTGCCGGGTGTGACGTTCCTTCAAGTGCATTCCTTGGTTCGAGAAATCCGTCCTCTTAAAGATTGCCGTGCCCTATTGAAGCTGACGAACATCCTCAGAAAGCTCCGGCCAATGGTCGTCCATACACACAGTTCGAAAGCGGGAATTCTCGGCCGAATGGCGGCTCAGCTGGCCGGCGTTCCCATCGTGATCCACTCGATTCATGGGTATGGGCTGACACCGGTTCAACATCCGCTGGTTCGTCGTATGCTCTTGGGATTGGAGCGTTTGGTCTCAAAGAAGACGACGCGCTTCTTTTCGGTCTCGGAAGCGAATCGCCGACAAGGCATCGCGTGGGGGCTCTTCTCGTCCGATCGCTGTGTCGTGATTCGGAGCGGAGTGGACTTCAAAGCGTTGCGGGGGACCTCGGTCGACAAGCCAAGCAAGAAGCGTGAGCTCGGACTCGATCCGGCTCGACCGGTCGTCGGTGTGGTCGCACCGATGAAGCCTCAGAAAGCACCGCTGGATTTTGTCAGAGTAACGGCACTGGTTCGCCAGACGCATCCCAATGTCCAATTCGTGATGGTCGGTGATGGAGAACTTCGTCCGGCCGTTGAACGGGAATGCACGAAACTCGGATTGAACCAGTCGTTGCATGTGTTGGGCTGGCGGCGGGATGTCGCTGAGATCCTGCAATGTATGGATATATTTGTCTTGACTTCGCTCTGGGAGGGCCTTCCGCGGGTCTACCTTGAAGCCTTGGCTCTGGGAGTCCCTGTCGTAGGGACGTGGGTGGATGGCGCGGATGAAGTCGTCAAAGATGGCGTGAACGGGTTCTTGCTGGAGCCTGGTGATATCGCTGGAATGGCTGCCAAGGTGCAACTGCTTCTCTCCCACCGTGTGTCGCTCTCTCAATTAGACCAGTCATGGCTCGAGAAAGAGTTTGATATCCGTGAAATGGTGCGCCGCCAAGAAGAGGAATATCAGCATCTGATCGAGAGTCTATCGTCAGATTGA
- a CDS encoding MraY family glycosyltransferase, producing the protein MLLLILTGILAFTMAIYGVPLARRAALKYGIVDAPDGNLKHQREPVPYFGGLAIYIAFLMSLVFTFEFRHDVLGIILGGTIVVMLGLIDDFGVLTPATKLVGQLLAVFVLIKSGIKIEIAALPDWLDLVLTMFWMVGLINAFNLLDIMDGLSAGVGAVSASCLLVVAILQGDQTIAFMLAALIGSLVGFLRYNWQPATIYMGDTGAMFIGLLLGAMTMIEQYPSSHPVSLLTPVFILGIPIFDTLFVMYIRYMRGLPVFWGSPDHIAIRLRHWGMSVPQIVMTSCVATAVVGGIGLLMLVTSQEVAWSLCFGTIGVLLCLTLVLRKVDVRKPPQPAVAIGQGNGTRAA; encoded by the coding sequence ATGCTGCTCCTGATACTCACCGGCATCCTCGCATTCACGATGGCCATCTACGGCGTCCCATTGGCCCGCCGCGCGGCGCTCAAATACGGCATCGTGGATGCGCCCGACGGAAATTTGAAGCACCAGAGAGAACCGGTGCCCTATTTCGGTGGACTGGCGATCTACATCGCCTTTCTGATGAGCCTGGTCTTTACGTTTGAGTTTCGCCATGACGTGCTCGGCATCATCCTGGGTGGAACCATTGTTGTGATGTTGGGGCTCATCGACGATTTTGGAGTCTTGACGCCCGCCACGAAACTAGTTGGACAGCTTCTGGCGGTATTCGTGTTGATCAAAAGCGGGATCAAAATCGAAATCGCCGCCTTACCCGATTGGCTGGATTTGGTTTTGACGATGTTTTGGATGGTTGGTCTGATCAATGCGTTCAACCTCTTGGACATCATGGATGGACTTTCAGCTGGCGTGGGAGCGGTGAGCGCGAGCTGTCTGCTCGTTGTCGCCATCTTGCAAGGAGATCAGACCATCGCGTTCATGCTGGCAGCCTTGATCGGAAGTCTGGTGGGCTTTCTTCGGTATAACTGGCAACCCGCTACCATTTACATGGGCGATACAGGCGCCATGTTCATCGGCCTGTTGCTTGGCGCGATGACGATGATCGAGCAATATCCTAGTTCTCATCCCGTCTCGCTCTTAACTCCCGTGTTTATTTTGGGGATTCCCATTTTCGATACGCTGTTTGTCATGTACATTCGGTACATGCGGGGACTTCCCGTCTTCTGGGGGAGTCCGGATCATATCGCGATCCGTTTACGACACTGGGGCATGTCGGTCCCGCAGATTGTCATGACGAGCTGTGTGGCCACTGCGGTGGTGGGAGGCATCGGCTTATTGATGTTGGTCACGAGCCAGGAGGTCGCGTGGAGTTTATGTTTCGGGACTATAGGAGTGTTGCTTTGCCTCACACTTGTCTTGCGAAAAGTTGATGTGAGGAAGCCACCTCAGCCTGCCGTGGCGATTGGTCAGGGAAACGGGACGAGGGCTGCATGA
- a CDS encoding serine protease — MKFTIWEALFVLSILGNTVAAFGGTGVGQGSDLSPREIYERTAPAVVMVMGHSDGGTSGSGGTGSIIQADGTILTNAHVVIEERTGKPYPRLSVFLKPARVTGDSKVDLSRMYRARVVAYSHPLDLALLKLEGVTEALPVVSFSDSSRTSIGDHVVAIGHPEQGGLWTLTTGVISAEVDNFNGVKGKNVFQTETGLNRGNSGGPLLDGEGHMVGINTAIARVAPDGLPITSISFSLKSSVATQWMRDQHVAIQQGNGTTSRMGQTRVATDGSTSAPPDQSAPQAKPAPTPRAEGLNKPPVKPDLADAGPARPYDLDKLISDRSKAEADLDNMISEMRGRMKGR, encoded by the coding sequence ATGAAGTTCACGATCTGGGAAGCCTTGTTCGTCCTCTCTATCCTGGGAAATACAGTGGCTGCCTTCGGAGGGACTGGTGTGGGCCAGGGGAGTGATCTCTCGCCCCGTGAGATCTACGAACGGACGGCTCCCGCGGTTGTGATGGTCATGGGACATTCTGACGGCGGCACGAGCGGGAGTGGGGGAACCGGGTCGATCATTCAGGCCGACGGAACGATCCTTACGAATGCCCATGTGGTCATCGAGGAACGAACGGGAAAACCCTACCCGCGGCTGTCGGTCTTTTTGAAGCCAGCACGGGTGACAGGCGATTCAAAGGTGGACTTGTCGCGCATGTATCGTGCGAGGGTCGTGGCATATTCTCACCCATTGGATTTGGCGTTGTTGAAACTAGAAGGAGTCACAGAGGCGCTCCCAGTGGTGAGTTTTAGCGATTCGTCACGCACGAGTATCGGAGATCACGTGGTCGCTATCGGACATCCGGAGCAGGGAGGACTCTGGACCTTGACCACCGGCGTCATCAGTGCAGAGGTTGACAACTTCAACGGGGTGAAGGGCAAAAACGTCTTTCAGACAGAGACGGGATTGAATCGCGGCAATTCAGGCGGCCCGCTGCTGGATGGAGAAGGACACATGGTCGGGATCAATACGGCGATCGCCCGCGTGGCGCCCGACGGGCTTCCGATCACAAGCATCAGTTTCTCGCTCAAATCCAGTGTGGCGACCCAGTGGATGCGGGATCAACATGTTGCCATTCAACAAGGGAACGGGACCACGTCCCGGATGGGGCAAACCAGAGTGGCGACAGATGGGTCGACGTCCGCTCCACCGGATCAATCCGCTCCGCAGGCCAAGCCAGCTCCCACACCAAGGGCGGAAGGATTGAATAAACCGCCCGTCAAACCAGATCTCGCCGACGCCGGTCCTGCTCGACCCTATGACCTCGATAAGTTAATCAGCGATCGGAGTAAGGCGGAGGCCGATCTCGACAATATGATCAGTGAGATGCGCGGTAGGATGAAAGGCCGCTAA
- a CDS encoding glycosyltransferase, giving the protein MTTMKATGVSARRKIMLLTVGLEIGGTEGQVMELACRLDPTRFAIVVCGLKGEGTISQEMRRRGIRVITLGGRGKLDVRVFWRLGRVLMQERPDVIHAFLSPANFACCVMGSLLRIPVLILSYRDLEVWKRWPAILIDRMMVRRAHATTCCSEAVRQFALANFHVQEDRIITIHNGIDVERFTRPRVTSRAKMKLRDDTVVIGTVCRIEEPKKGLSVLLEAMNHLLNSTPPTDCQLVIVGEGPALPRLQRRCVELGISSSVVFAGVHRHVEEVLPLMDLFVMPSLYEGFGISLIEAMAAHRPVVATEVGGIPEVIVHDQSGLVVAPGDHVALAEALMRLMGDSTLAKKLADGGQARVQERFSIQAATRRHELLYEHLLARQVPSNFENSPVTKKTDPVIEMR; this is encoded by the coding sequence CCGCCTGGACCCGACACGTTTCGCGATTGTGGTCTGCGGCTTAAAGGGAGAGGGGACGATTTCGCAGGAAATGCGACGGCGCGGCATCCGTGTCATTACGCTCGGCGGAAGAGGAAAACTGGACGTCCGCGTGTTCTGGAGGCTCGGCCGAGTCCTGATGCAAGAACGCCCCGATGTTATTCATGCGTTCTTGTCCCCGGCGAATTTTGCCTGCTGTGTCATGGGGTCTTTGCTGAGGATTCCGGTACTGATCCTGTCCTATCGGGATCTAGAAGTGTGGAAACGATGGCCTGCCATCCTCATTGACCGTATGATGGTCCGAAGGGCTCATGCCACCACCTGTTGCTCGGAGGCGGTTAGGCAGTTTGCGCTCGCGAACTTCCACGTACAGGAGGATCGTATCATCACGATCCACAACGGGATCGATGTGGAGCGTTTTACTCGCCCACGCGTCACGAGCAGGGCAAAAATGAAGTTGCGCGACGACACTGTAGTCATCGGCACTGTATGTCGCATCGAGGAGCCGAAGAAAGGCTTGTCGGTTCTCCTGGAAGCCATGAACCATCTGCTCAACTCCACTCCGCCGACCGACTGTCAACTCGTCATCGTCGGAGAGGGGCCGGCGTTGCCGCGGTTGCAGCGGCGGTGTGTCGAATTGGGGATCTCGTCCAGCGTGGTATTTGCTGGTGTCCATCGCCATGTCGAGGAGGTCCTTCCGCTCATGGATCTGTTTGTCATGCCTTCGCTGTACGAGGGCTTCGGAATTTCCTTGATTGAGGCGATGGCGGCCCACCGGCCGGTGGTCGCAACGGAAGTGGGGGGAATCCCGGAGGTCATCGTTCACGATCAGAGTGGACTTGTGGTCGCACCTGGGGATCACGTGGCACTTGCGGAGGCTCTCATGCGGCTAATGGGCGATTCGACATTGGCCAAGAAACTGGCGGACGGTGGTCAGGCGAGGGTCCAAGAGCGATTTTCGATTCAGGCTGCAACCAGACGTCATGAACTTCTCTATGAACATCTTCTGGCTCGGCAGGTCCCTTCGAACTTTGAGAACAGTCCCGTGACCAAGAAGACAGATCCTGTCATCGAGATGCGGTAG
- a CDS encoding response regulator, translating into MEQATILVVEDETIVAKDIQCSLQRLGYHVPGTATSGEEAIRKAGELKPDLVIMDIVLKGRMDGVETAQQLQHQYDVPVVYLTAYADRQTLDRAKTTTPAGYMLKPFQPTELRTTIELALHRSRSNRHVKESLRWLMTTVRCIQEAVVTTDRDGRVTYLSPAAEALTGWTLQELVELDLRVLLQAGKEMPCVTIDNPARRAIAERNVVQLEGLYLKKKNGAVDEISGRVAPVSDDVGTIMGAVVVFQEMKGTELVRGELDHRYARPAGIINLCAWCKRVPDESGHWYDLATFISEHSLLQFNGGLCPECMARCFPRKVEDQGQLCDLEPSRDE; encoded by the coding sequence ATGGAACAGGCCACCATTCTCGTTGTCGAAGACGAAACCATTGTGGCGAAGGACATTCAATGTAGCCTTCAGAGGCTAGGGTATCACGTGCCCGGTACGGCCACGTCGGGCGAAGAGGCGATCCGCAAGGCGGGCGAACTCAAGCCGGATCTGGTCATCATGGATATCGTGCTCAAAGGGCGGATGGACGGGGTCGAGACCGCGCAGCAGCTGCAGCATCAGTACGATGTTCCGGTCGTGTACCTGACCGCCTATGCCGATCGTCAGACGTTGGATCGGGCCAAAACAACTACGCCGGCTGGATACATGCTCAAACCCTTCCAGCCCACCGAGTTGCGCACGACCATTGAGCTGGCTCTGCACCGGTCACGGTCCAATCGGCATGTGAAGGAGAGTTTGCGCTGGTTGATGACGACTGTGCGCTGCATTCAAGAGGCCGTGGTCACCACCGACCGAGACGGCCGGGTGACCTATTTGAGCCCGGCTGCGGAAGCGTTGACCGGTTGGACGCTGCAAGAACTGGTGGAACTGGATCTCAGAGTCCTTTTACAGGCCGGCAAGGAGATGCCATGCGTGACAATCGACAATCCGGCTCGGCGTGCGATCGCCGAACGGAATGTCGTTCAACTGGAGGGGCTGTACTTGAAGAAGAAAAACGGGGCCGTCGACGAGATCAGCGGCCGCGTTGCGCCTGTGTCCGACGACGTAGGAACGATCATGGGCGCCGTGGTTGTCTTCCAAGAGATGAAAGGGACCGAGCTGGTGCGGGGAGAACTGGATCACCGTTATGCGAGGCCGGCAGGGATCATTAACCTCTGCGCCTGGTGCAAACGGGTGCCGGATGAATCAGGACATTGGTATGATCTCGCAACCTTCATCAGCGAACATTCGTTGCTCCAATTCAATGGAGGACTCTGTCCGGAATGTATGGCCAGGTGCTTCCCACGTAAGGTCGAGGATCAGGGGCAGTTGTGTGATCTCGAACCCTCACGTGATGAGTAG
- a CDS encoding FAD-dependent oxidoreductase, which yields MIVIVGAGLAGLSTAYHLSGLPYRLFEREEEIGGLCRSYRKDGFTFDYTGHLLHFRQAEIKALVERLLAGKLAKHARRSFIYSHRTYTEYPFQVNTFGLPPEVIRECLMGFIATLTRPMSSISPEDRTFKQWILENLGEGMAKHFMVPFNEKLWQVSLDELTSDWVSWLVPKPELKDVINGALGIKDKAFGYNPSFLYPTTDGIRVLPDSFLPGITAIRNSMELVEIDTKRRCASFDDRQRGKSIQEHYESLVSTIPIPELVRRCRDFPDHLKEAARGLRWVSVSNVNLGVSRDRVSDKHWIYFPESEYPFYRAGFPMNFSASLGRPGCSSIYVEISHRPNERQPAEELIKQARSGMERTGILRPDDELVVADVKDLHYAYVYFDRHRARTVPAILAELERRGIYSIGRYGRWEHTSMEDAISQGQQLAERLRGKADQRASA from the coding sequence ATGATCGTCATCGTCGGTGCAGGGTTGGCGGGCCTCAGCACAGCCTACCACCTTTCCGGTCTTCCATATCGACTGTTTGAAAGAGAGGAGGAAATCGGCGGGCTGTGCCGTTCGTATCGAAAAGATGGATTTACGTTCGATTACACGGGACATCTGCTCCACTTTCGCCAAGCCGAAATCAAAGCCTTAGTCGAACGCCTACTCGCCGGAAAACTGGCAAAACATGCCAGGCGATCCTTCATCTACTCCCACCGAACCTATACGGAATATCCGTTTCAGGTGAATACGTTCGGGTTGCCGCCTGAGGTAATCCGGGAATGTCTCATGGGATTTATTGCGACATTGACGCGGCCTATGTCGTCCATCTCCCCTGAGGACCGTACGTTCAAACAGTGGATTTTGGAGAACCTTGGCGAAGGCATGGCGAAGCATTTCATGGTGCCGTTCAACGAAAAACTCTGGCAGGTCTCATTGGACGAACTGACCTCCGATTGGGTCTCATGGCTCGTGCCGAAGCCGGAACTCAAGGATGTGATCAACGGCGCCCTGGGTATCAAGGACAAAGCGTTTGGCTACAACCCTTCGTTTCTCTACCCGACAACGGACGGAATCAGAGTCTTGCCGGATTCGTTTTTGCCGGGCATTACTGCAATCCGAAACAGCATGGAACTGGTGGAAATCGACACGAAGCGTCGGTGCGCATCCTTTGACGATCGGCAGCGCGGTAAGAGCATCCAGGAACATTACGAGTCTCTGGTTTCAACGATTCCGATTCCTGAACTGGTTCGTCGCTGTCGTGATTTTCCCGACCATCTGAAGGAAGCCGCACGAGGTCTTCGGTGGGTCTCGGTCTCTAACGTGAATCTCGGCGTGTCGCGGGACCGAGTGTCCGATAAACACTGGATCTATTTCCCCGAATCCGAATATCCCTTCTACCGGGCCGGATTCCCCATGAATTTCTCCGCCTCTTTAGGACGCCCCGGCTGTAGCTCGATCTATGTGGAGATCTCGCACCGGCCGAACGAACGTCAGCCTGCAGAAGAACTGATCAAGCAGGCACGCTCCGGCATGGAACGAACCGGCATCTTGCGGCCGGACGACGAACTCGTTGTGGCCGATGTCAAAGACCTTCATTACGCGTATGTCTACTTCGATCGCCATCGCGCGCGCACGGTGCCTGCCATCCTTGCTGAATTGGAGCGGCGAGGGATCTACTCGATCGGTCGCTATGGCCGCTGGGAGCACACCTCGATGGAGGATGCGATCAGCCAAGGGCAACAGCTCGCCGAGCGCCTCCGCGGCAAGGCCGATCAGCGCGCGTCTGCCTAA
- a CDS encoding methyltransferase domain-containing protein, whose amino-acid sequence MQFIPKEILHNLLMGLRPVAKFAQRYHSTGINADPEMVSRVFGLYSRFVSVQGKDILEIGPGQTLEVLERAKAEGARSCAAIDVTEYRSPVQARERAITYVIYGGREVPFEADRFDLIWSYTTFEHLRYPELTVRECFRILRPGGCLVSVIDLGDHAFYGRAVAGPDKLFDCLRYPEWLWNLMRWNRSSYVNRLRRSDWLRLFSQAGFVVRVQESTASDNIARLLPTLKYLHKYSHDDAVTSILTVCLEKPLNAHALQSS is encoded by the coding sequence ATGCAGTTCATTCCAAAGGAAATCCTTCACAATCTCCTCATGGGCCTCCGGCCTGTCGCGAAGTTTGCCCAGCGATATCATTCGACGGGAATTAACGCTGACCCTGAGATGGTCAGCCGTGTGTTTGGACTCTATTCACGATTCGTATCCGTACAGGGGAAGGACATTCTGGAAATCGGTCCTGGTCAGACACTGGAAGTCTTGGAACGGGCGAAAGCGGAGGGGGCACGGAGCTGTGCAGCGATCGATGTGACGGAATACCGGTCGCCGGTGCAGGCGAGAGAGCGGGCTATTACATACGTGATATACGGGGGGAGAGAGGTGCCGTTTGAAGCAGACCGCTTTGACCTCATTTGGTCGTATACGACCTTTGAGCATTTGCGCTATCCCGAGCTCACCGTCCGAGAATGTTTTCGGATTCTTCGGCCGGGAGGGTGTCTCGTCTCTGTGATCGACCTCGGAGATCATGCGTTCTATGGACGTGCAGTAGCCGGCCCCGACAAACTGTTCGATTGCCTTCGGTATCCGGAATGGTTATGGAATCTCATGAGATGGAATCGAAGCTCGTATGTGAACCGACTGAGACGATCGGACTGGCTCAGGCTCTTCTCGCAGGCGGGATTTGTGGTGCGGGTGCAGGAGTCGACGGCCAGTGACAATATCGCGCGCTTGCTACCGACGCTGAAGTATCTGCACAAGTACAGTCATGACGACGCCGTCACGAGTATCTTGACGGTCTGCCTGGAAAAGCCGCTGAACGCTCACGCTTTGCAATCAAGCTAA